From one Bordetella genomosp. 9 genomic stretch:
- a CDS encoding helix-turn-helix domain-containing protein: MNDNRSVQRCLAILRGFRGGPGQSLTALSKAVDLPHSTVLRLLNTLQGEGYVRKEGTLWSLTPQLLEIGFAALANTGVNEFIQSSLQALANRCNGTVNIGEKGRDEVIIIARASSDSERRKIVVVNLRVGNSMPDTSALYRALDMAEDAWAIARYTDRKVTTLAIPLFTGQARSLSLGLSVNDDEYPLDKVETDLLAILRAEREQVRRLMRLGDV, from the coding sequence ATGAATGATAATAGGTCGGTCCAGAGGTGTCTAGCCATCCTGCGTGGTTTTCGCGGCGGACCCGGGCAATCCCTAACCGCCTTGTCCAAGGCGGTCGACTTGCCGCATTCCACCGTGCTGCGTCTGTTGAACACGCTGCAGGGAGAGGGCTATGTACGCAAGGAGGGCACGCTGTGGTCGCTGACTCCGCAGCTGCTGGAGATCGGCTTCGCCGCGCTGGCCAACACGGGCGTCAATGAGTTCATCCAGTCATCGCTGCAGGCGCTGGCCAACCGCTGCAATGGCACCGTCAACATCGGCGAGAAGGGCCGCGACGAGGTCATCATCATCGCCCGCGCCAGTTCGGATTCGGAGCGGCGCAAGATCGTCGTGGTGAATCTGCGCGTCGGCAACTCGATGCCCGATACCAGCGCGCTCTATCGGGCGCTGGACATGGCCGAGGACGCATGGGCGATCGCACGGTACACGGATCGCAAGGTCACGACGCTCGCCATCCCGCTGTTCACGGGCCAGGCGCGCAGCCTGTCGCTGGGACTGTCCGTGAACGATGACGAATACCCGCTGGACAAGGTTGAAACCGACCTGCTCGCTATCCTGAGGGCCGAGCGCGAGCAGGTCCGGCGCCTGATGCGCCTGGGCGACGTGTGA
- a CDS encoding hydantoinase/oxoprolinase family protein, with translation MGYRVGVDIGGSFTDFAVFDEDTGDIKSLKVFSRPDQPGEEVIAGVRMLGERYGIQPAQISYFTHGTTVGINTVIQRKGLKLALFATENFCDVLELARLKTPDMYHLLSRRPEPLIKRSMVFGIAERMAPDGSVRKPLDEASVERAVRAARDAGAEGIVISLLHAYRNPAHEQRVRDIVAAIAPELPVSCSSETWPIIREYERTITAVIGGYVQPRVAHYLGSLQAALKNAGVQPEPRLTKSNGGVMTAEQGKRDCVQMILSGTAAGVIGASHVAATAGIPRCLSLDIGGTSADIAVIIDGKPQYGVGELIGDFQIYIPSVSVSSVGEGGGSIAWVDPLGVLKVGPESAGSRPGPACYRRGGTRATITDAFVCCGFVGHSDLGYKAVEVDVEAARKAVGELAGQLGRGIEETAEAIIQIAVSGMYTEVSGLVSRYGIDPREYAVLAFGGAGPMLGCFLAREIKVKEIVVPPSPGTLSALGGLIADLKSDFLKTVYADLTPDNLQSVRQEFATLRERAQQWLRHEQGHVDGAEYVYSAEMRYRGQSYEIDTVLDPAHIESADIQAVARAFHDAHRQLYGHADEQAPVQVVSLRVVISGNSDKPRFPRHEPRPGTPKADRKVRVWLDGGFQDVDLYSRGALAAGHRFDGPAIVTQDDCTTVIPAGHVCHVDEYANLRIAFEGDAS, from the coding sequence ATGGGCTACAGAGTAGGCGTCGACATCGGCGGCTCTTTTACCGACTTCGCCGTGTTCGACGAAGACACGGGCGACATCAAAAGTCTCAAAGTCTTTTCCCGCCCGGACCAGCCGGGCGAGGAAGTCATCGCCGGGGTGCGCATGCTGGGCGAGCGCTACGGCATCCAGCCGGCGCAGATCAGCTACTTCACCCACGGGACCACGGTCGGCATCAACACCGTCATCCAGCGCAAGGGGCTGAAACTGGCGCTGTTCGCCACCGAGAACTTCTGCGACGTGCTGGAACTGGCGCGGCTGAAGACGCCGGACATGTACCACCTGCTGTCGCGGCGGCCCGAACCCCTGATCAAGCGCAGCATGGTCTTCGGCATCGCCGAGCGCATGGCGCCCGACGGTTCGGTTCGCAAGCCGCTGGACGAAGCCAGCGTCGAGCGCGCGGTGCGGGCGGCGCGGGACGCCGGTGCCGAAGGCATCGTCATATCGCTCCTGCACGCCTACCGCAATCCCGCGCACGAACAGCGCGTGCGGGACATCGTCGCGGCCATCGCGCCGGAGCTGCCGGTGTCCTGCTCCAGCGAAACCTGGCCCATCATCCGCGAATACGAACGCACCATCACGGCCGTCATCGGCGGCTACGTCCAGCCGCGCGTCGCGCATTACCTGGGCTCGCTCCAAGCCGCGCTGAAGAACGCCGGCGTGCAGCCGGAACCGCGCCTGACCAAGTCCAACGGCGGCGTGATGACCGCCGAACAAGGCAAGCGCGACTGCGTGCAGATGATCCTGTCCGGCACCGCCGCCGGCGTGATCGGCGCCAGCCACGTCGCGGCCACCGCCGGCATCCCGCGCTGCCTGAGCCTGGACATCGGCGGCACCAGCGCGGACATCGCCGTGATCATCGACGGCAAGCCGCAGTACGGCGTCGGCGAGCTGATCGGCGACTTCCAGATCTACATCCCCTCGGTTTCCGTGTCGTCCGTCGGCGAAGGCGGCGGCTCCATCGCCTGGGTCGATCCGCTGGGCGTGTTGAAAGTGGGTCCTGAAAGCGCCGGTTCCCGCCCCGGCCCCGCCTGCTATCGCCGCGGCGGCACGCGGGCCACCATCACGGACGCCTTCGTCTGCTGCGGCTTCGTCGGCCATTCCGACCTGGGCTACAAGGCCGTCGAAGTCGACGTCGAAGCCGCGCGCAAGGCCGTCGGCGAACTGGCCGGCCAACTGGGCCGCGGCATCGAGGAAACCGCCGAGGCCATCATCCAGATCGCCGTGTCGGGCATGTATACGGAGGTCAGCGGCCTGGTGTCGCGCTATGGCATAGACCCGCGCGAATACGCCGTGCTGGCCTTCGGCGGCGCCGGCCCCATGCTGGGATGCTTCCTGGCGCGGGAGATCAAGGTCAAGGAAATCGTCGTCCCGCCCTCGCCCGGCACGCTCAGCGCGCTGGGCGGCCTGATCGCCGACTTGAAGAGCGACTTCCTGAAAACCGTCTACGCCGACCTGACGCCGGACAACCTGCAAAGCGTGCGGCAGGAATTCGCCACGCTGCGCGAGCGCGCCCAGCAATGGCTGCGCCACGAGCAAGGCCACGTCGACGGCGCGGAATACGTGTACTCCGCCGAAATGCGCTATCGCGGGCAATCCTACGAAATCGATACCGTCCTGGATCCCGCGCACATCGAAAGCGCCGACATCCAGGCGGTCGCGCGGGCCTTCCACGACGCGCACCGGCAGTTGTACGGCCACGCCGACGAACAGGCCCCGGTGCAGGTCGTCAGCCTGCGCGTGGTGATCTCGGGCAACAGCGACAAGCCGCGCTTCCCCCGCCACGAGCCGCGGCCCGGCACGCCCAAGGCCGACCGCAAAGTGCGCGTCTGGCTGGACGGCGGTTTCCAGGACGTGGACCTGTACAGCCGCGGCGCGCTCGCCGCCGGGCACCGGTTCGACGGACCGGCCATCGTCACGCAGGACGATTGCACCACCGTCATCCCCGCCGGCCACGTATGCCATGTCGATGAATATGCCAATCTGCGCATCGCTTTCGAAGGAGACGCATCATGA
- a CDS encoding hydantoinase B/oxoprolinase family protein, whose amino-acid sequence MTVDNFRLQVLANHCTAAAEAMGYTLMRTAYSTFVKETEDFSAQLMTPAGKTFASPKTFGATWYTGLDYGRVIQMFDDYREGDIYLTNDPYSGYVATHTPDMHVWKPVFRDGRLVCFVGSHIHNTDMGGAVPASLSRTLTEVHQEGLRIPPMLLMRDGVLDEKLLRIMQVNVRMPDQNHGDLNAQIAALTVGERKVHEIIDRFGVEEFMQGAEAILDYAEQQTRALIRDIPDGDYAFSEFADEDSVNGYPCRIHITLRVRGDELELDFTGSDPQVASSLNVPTGGDGHHSVITVGLIYVMHTLAPRNVLNAGSVRPMRAVLPEGSIVNPVAPAAVGMRSLTAAVIQACTFGVFNRALPERLPACPAGGSTLLNVKTTTRGGRQVLSSIGPCGGGAGGGPEYDGVEGCGANNAFLKNTPVEINEAEVPIEIIRYGLVPDTGGAGRLRGGNAATMEFKVLAPNGVVTARNRNRSELAAWGVVGGKAGANSRFIKNPDTPAAEELRNSDLVNCAPGDVIRLEGPAGGGYGNPFDRPVEKVLEDVRSGFVSPRRAREAYGVAIRDDLTVDEAATRELRGGASSPPTPARAGAERAPNASGKAGAAPADHFDYGPGRSRFESIWTSARYDAMTRIMAALPISWRHFVKHQMFAALAGTEPPRDGGAADIERIYRQLSERYAELPALETIPAKAAA is encoded by the coding sequence ATGACCGTGGATAACTTCCGCCTGCAGGTCCTGGCCAACCACTGCACCGCCGCCGCCGAGGCCATGGGCTATACCCTGATGCGCACGGCGTACTCCACCTTCGTCAAGGAAACCGAGGACTTCTCCGCGCAGCTGATGACGCCGGCGGGCAAGACCTTCGCCTCGCCCAAGACCTTCGGCGCCACCTGGTACACCGGCCTGGACTACGGCCGCGTGATCCAGATGTTCGACGATTACCGCGAAGGCGACATCTACCTGACCAACGACCCCTACAGCGGCTACGTCGCCACCCATACGCCCGACATGCACGTATGGAAGCCGGTGTTCCGCGACGGCCGGCTGGTGTGCTTCGTCGGCAGCCACATCCACAATACCGACATGGGCGGCGCGGTGCCCGCGTCCCTGTCCCGCACGCTGACCGAGGTGCACCAGGAAGGCCTGCGCATTCCACCCATGCTGCTGATGCGCGATGGCGTCCTCGACGAAAAACTGCTGCGCATCATGCAGGTCAACGTGCGCATGCCGGACCAGAACCACGGCGACCTGAACGCGCAGATCGCCGCGCTGACCGTGGGCGAACGCAAGGTGCACGAAATCATCGACCGCTTCGGCGTCGAGGAATTCATGCAGGGCGCCGAAGCCATCCTGGACTACGCCGAGCAGCAGACGCGCGCGCTGATCCGCGACATCCCCGACGGCGACTACGCGTTTTCCGAGTTCGCCGACGAAGACTCGGTGAACGGCTATCCCTGCCGCATCCACATCACGCTGCGCGTGCGCGGCGACGAACTGGAACTGGACTTCACAGGCAGCGATCCTCAGGTGGCGTCGTCGCTGAACGTGCCGACCGGCGGCGACGGCCATCATTCCGTCATCACCGTCGGCCTGATCTACGTGATGCACACCCTGGCGCCGCGCAATGTGCTGAACGCCGGCTCGGTGCGGCCCATGCGCGCCGTGCTGCCGGAGGGCTCCATCGTCAATCCGGTGGCTCCCGCGGCCGTGGGCATGCGCAGCCTGACGGCGGCGGTGATCCAGGCCTGCACCTTCGGCGTCTTCAACCGCGCGTTGCCGGAACGCCTGCCCGCCTGCCCCGCCGGCGGCTCCACGCTGCTGAACGTGAAGACCACCACGCGTGGCGGCCGTCAGGTGCTGTCGTCCATCGGCCCCTGCGGCGGCGGCGCCGGCGGCGGCCCGGAATACGATGGCGTCGAAGGCTGCGGCGCCAACAACGCCTTCCTGAAAAACACGCCGGTGGAAATCAACGAAGCCGAAGTCCCCATCGAGATCATCCGCTACGGCCTGGTACCCGACACGGGCGGCGCCGGCCGGCTGCGCGGCGGCAACGCCGCGACGATGGAATTCAAGGTGCTGGCGCCCAACGGCGTGGTCACGGCGCGCAACCGCAACCGTTCCGAGCTTGCCGCCTGGGGCGTGGTCGGCGGCAAGGCCGGCGCCAATTCGCGCTTCATCAAGAATCCCGATACGCCGGCGGCCGAGGAGTTGCGCAACAGCGACCTGGTCAACTGCGCCCCGGGCGACGTCATCCGCCTGGAAGGCCCGGCCGGGGGCGGCTACGGCAATCCGTTCGACCGCCCCGTCGAAAAAGTGCTGGAGGACGTGCGTTCCGGCTTCGTGTCGCCGCGACGCGCCCGCGAGGCCTATGGCGTAGCGATCCGCGACGACCTGACCGTCGACGAGGCCGCCACCCGCGAACTGCGGGGGGGCGCGAGCAGCCCGCCCACGCCAGCACGTGCAGGCGCCGAACGCGCGCCGAACGCGAGCGGCAAGGCCGGCGCCGCGCCCGCCGATCATTTCGACTATGGTCCGGGCCGTTCCCGCTTCGAAAGCATCTGGACCAGCGCCCGCTACGACGCCATGACGCGCATCATGGCCGCGCTGCCGATCAGCTGGCGCCATTTCGTCAAGCACCAGATGTTCGCCGCGCTGGCCGGCACCGAGCCGCCCCGGGACGGCGGCGCGGCCGACATCGAGCGGATATACCGCCAGCTCAGCGAACGTTACGCCGAGCTGCCCGCGCTGGAAACCATCCCCGCCAAGGCGGCGGCCTGA
- a CDS encoding NAD(P)/FAD-dependent oxidoreductase, with the protein MPSTTDIFAPDFQRRPYWWEAYEPPDPGDDALPARADVVIVGGGYTGICCALTLREAGIDAVVLEAGRPGHGASTRSGGQMSGGVNVQKKALAAVGESPEQREARLAARLRDASASMRYVESLIERHGIQCGWQKTGRLTTMWLPQHYEAWQARIDQLNACTDSHARMVPREQLHAEIGSDVYHGAALIEHAGHLHPAQLYGGMLAAARHAGARIHGNTPVSGIARTGDGYDVRTARGTVRAQQVVIATNGYTGPEVGDLRRKVVPIATYMIATEELPPDLAADILPTNRAVSESRRVVNHYRLSPDGRRLLFGGRARFTPTGEETTARLLHRAMLKRFPQLAGTRITHSWGGNVAMTLDSMPHIGGADGLHYALGCNGSGIAMMSYLGHSVGRKIAEASGNPINAFDMGEIPGHPFYFGNTWFLFAIGSWYQARDAYEHWKAR; encoded by the coding sequence ATGCCCAGCACCACGGATATCTTCGCGCCCGACTTCCAACGCCGCCCTTACTGGTGGGAGGCCTATGAACCGCCGGATCCCGGCGACGACGCCCTGCCCGCGCGCGCCGACGTCGTCATCGTCGGCGGGGGCTACACCGGAATCTGCTGCGCGCTGACGCTGCGCGAAGCCGGCATCGACGCCGTGGTGCTGGAAGCCGGCCGGCCCGGCCACGGGGCCAGCACGCGATCCGGCGGACAGATGTCCGGCGGCGTCAATGTACAGAAGAAGGCGCTCGCCGCCGTCGGCGAAAGCCCGGAACAGCGCGAAGCGCGGCTGGCGGCCCGCCTGCGCGACGCCTCCGCGTCGATGCGCTATGTCGAATCGCTGATCGAGCGGCATGGCATCCAGTGCGGCTGGCAGAAGACCGGCCGCCTGACCACGATGTGGCTGCCGCAGCACTACGAGGCCTGGCAGGCGCGCATCGACCAGCTCAATGCCTGCACCGATTCGCATGCCCGCATGGTCCCGCGCGAACAGCTGCATGCCGAAATCGGCTCCGACGTCTACCATGGCGCGGCGCTGATCGAGCACGCGGGCCATCTGCATCCCGCGCAACTCTATGGCGGCATGCTGGCGGCGGCGCGCCACGCCGGCGCGCGCATCCATGGCAACACGCCGGTATCGGGCATCGCCCGTACCGGCGACGGCTACGACGTGCGCACGGCGCGCGGCACCGTGCGCGCGCAACAGGTGGTGATCGCGACCAACGGCTACACCGGTCCGGAAGTGGGCGACCTGCGCCGCAAGGTCGTGCCCATAGCCACCTACATGATCGCCACCGAGGAGCTGCCGCCCGATCTGGCGGCCGATATCCTGCCCACCAACCGCGCCGTTTCCGAATCGCGCCGGGTGGTCAACCACTATCGCCTGTCGCCGGACGGCCGGCGCCTGCTGTTCGGCGGGCGCGCCCGCTTCACCCCGACCGGCGAGGAAACCACCGCGCGCCTGCTTCACCGCGCGATGCTGAAGCGCTTTCCGCAACTGGCGGGCACGCGCATCACCCACAGCTGGGGCGGCAATGTCGCCATGACGCTGGATTCGATGCCGCATATCGGCGGCGCCGACGGCTTGCACTACGCGCTGGGCTGCAACGGCAGCGGAATCGCTATGATGAGCTACCTGGGCCACAGCGTCGGCCGCAAGATCGCCGAAGCGTCCGGCAATCCGATCAATGCTTTCGATATGGGAGAAATTCCCGGGCACCCGTTCTATTTCGGCAATACCTGGTTCCTGTTCGCCATCGGCAGCTGGTACCAGGCACGCGACGCCTACGAACACTGGAAGGCGCGCTGA
- a CDS encoding Bug family tripartite tricarboxylate transporter substrate binding protein encodes MNMQRRNALKVLTGLCGAAALPRYALAQPGGYPGGPVTVIVPYGAGGSTDVIARLLVNDVSERLGGKFIVEDKPGAAGNIGTRQVAVSRPDGATLLYSTATPFCINPYVYKTLPFDPDNDFAAVSRTAKLPLVLVANAGLGIKDAHEFVEYLRKHQKDCSFSSYGIGTSSHIAGTIFTRKIGATGVLHVPYKDMTAMSDLAAGRNTFHIDAWSVVDPLVKSGKLVALAVSSNEPLPWAPNLPTIASVVKSDYEIVTWHAVFAPRKTPTDVVDFLNQEFQKTIDKPIVQKTYREQGFLTYPPATPKEIDAFVKADKARWKGYVEAAGIVPS; translated from the coding sequence ATGAATATGCAGCGTCGCAATGCCTTGAAAGTCCTGACCGGCCTGTGCGGGGCAGCCGCCCTGCCCCGCTACGCCCTGGCGCAGCCCGGCGGCTATCCCGGCGGCCCGGTCACCGTCATCGTGCCCTACGGGGCCGGCGGCAGCACGGACGTGATCGCCCGGCTGCTGGTGAATGACGTGAGCGAGCGCCTGGGCGGCAAGTTCATCGTCGAGGACAAGCCCGGCGCCGCCGGCAATATCGGCACCCGGCAGGTCGCGGTCTCCCGGCCCGATGGCGCGACGCTGCTGTATTCGACGGCAACGCCTTTCTGCATCAACCCCTACGTCTACAAGACACTGCCCTTCGACCCGGACAACGATTTCGCCGCGGTCTCGCGCACGGCGAAGCTGCCGCTGGTGCTGGTGGCCAACGCGGGCCTGGGCATCAAGGACGCGCACGAGTTCGTCGAGTACCTGCGCAAGCACCAGAAGGACTGCAGCTTCAGCTCCTACGGCATCGGCACGTCCAGCCATATCGCGGGCACCATCTTCACGCGGAAGATAGGCGCCACCGGCGTGCTGCACGTGCCCTACAAGGACATGACGGCCATGTCGGACCTGGCGGCGGGCCGGAACACGTTCCACATCGACGCATGGTCCGTGGTGGATCCGCTGGTCAAGTCCGGCAAGCTGGTGGCGCTGGCCGTGTCCAGCAACGAACCGCTGCCCTGGGCCCCCAACCTGCCCACCATCGCCAGCGTGGTCAAGAGCGACTACGAAATCGTCACCTGGCACGCCGTGTTCGCGCCGCGCAAGACGCCGACGGACGTCGTCGACTTCCTGAACCAGGAATTCCAGAAGACCATAGACAAGCCCATCGTCCAGAAGACCTATCGGGAACAGGGCTTCCTGACCTACCCACCCGCGACGCCCAAGGAAATCGACGCCTTCGTCAAGGCGGACAAGGCGCGCTGGAAAGGCTACGTGGAGGCCGCGGGCATCGTTCCGTCCTGA
- a CDS encoding GlxA family transcriptional regulator, whose protein sequence is MPAPTCDSSLDAVPPAGKPELSVGLVLLDQFTLAAFSGFVDALRLAGDHGGKSRRIHTTWRVMSWDGLPRSASAGLSLAVDGGLVDDLSGLDYVAICGGNDYPNVNLPPVLQQWIRRVADSPVRMLGICTGTFALAQAGVLGARSVCVHWNVLDAFRARFPGVRAAVDRLFIDEGDLITCAGSTAAIDLALYLVERHCGRDKAQQAVRHMMLQGMRPSRVPQAHFYSDVSDIGDLRVRQAAHFIEQRIDDPPSLDAIARYVGVGRRQLERAFQQALGLSPMVFQRNLRLQYSRWLLENSRLPVTQVALDCGFADGAHFSREFRGRFGMTPREYKQQAARA, encoded by the coding sequence ATGCCAGCTCCAACCTGCGATTCCTCCCTGGACGCCGTGCCGCCTGCGGGTAAACCAGAACTCTCCGTGGGCCTGGTCCTGCTCGACCAGTTCACGCTGGCGGCGTTTTCCGGCTTCGTCGACGCATTGAGGCTGGCGGGCGACCATGGCGGCAAGAGCCGGCGCATCCACACCACCTGGCGCGTGATGAGCTGGGACGGCCTGCCGCGCTCGGCCAGCGCCGGCCTGTCGCTGGCGGTGGACGGCGGCCTGGTCGACGACCTGTCGGGCCTGGATTACGTGGCGATCTGCGGCGGCAACGATTATCCGAACGTCAACCTGCCGCCGGTGCTGCAGCAGTGGATCCGCCGCGTGGCGGACAGCCCGGTGCGCATGCTGGGTATCTGCACGGGTACGTTCGCGCTGGCGCAGGCCGGGGTGCTGGGCGCGCGCAGCGTGTGCGTGCACTGGAACGTGCTGGACGCCTTCCGTGCGCGCTTTCCCGGCGTGCGCGCCGCCGTGGACCGGCTGTTCATCGACGAAGGCGACCTGATCACCTGCGCCGGCTCGACGGCCGCCATCGACCTGGCGCTTTATCTGGTGGAGCGCCACTGCGGACGCGACAAGGCGCAACAGGCCGTGCGGCACATGATGCTGCAAGGCATGCGGCCGTCACGCGTGCCGCAGGCGCATTTCTATTCCGACGTATCGGACATCGGCGACCTGCGGGTGCGGCAGGCGGCGCATTTCATCGAGCAGCGCATCGACGATCCGCCATCGCTGGACGCGATCGCGCGTTATGTGGGCGTTGGACGGCGACAGCTCGAGCGGGCCTTCCAGCAGGCGCTGGGCCTCAGCCCCATGGTGTTCCAGCGCAACCTGCGGCTGCAGTACAGCCGTTGGCTGCTGGAAAACAGCCGGCTGCCGGTCACGCAGGTGGCGCTGGATTGCGGCTTCGCCGACGGCGCGCACTTCTCGCGCGAGTTCCGCGGGCGCTTCGGCATGACGCCGCGCGAGTACAAGCAGCAGGCAGCGCGCGCCTGA
- a CDS encoding ABC transporter substrate-binding protein has product MARQIRNALLAGAIAAAFMTQPAAAAERITVAWYGGNWGDAFKACVADPYTKATGVAVTPEIGTSTTTLSKLQQQKNAPTIDVAWMDGGISELAQAAGVLDTLDPAAIPNMKHLLPQAIYGGQGATYAVGTGYYSLGLTYNTKEISTPPKTWKDLWKPEYAGAIVIPSPSNSSGVPFILFMAKVWGVDPSNLEPVYKRLAALDTALLFDSSGAATNAFQSGEAVIGAHFNVGAWDLIDKKLPIGFAVPQEGVWATDARLHLVKGTPHKAAAQKFIDTALTAEASQCLATRLYLGPSVQGVQLPPEAARKLPWGEKGSVKDLQLLDWNEVNARRAEITDAWNRQVARKR; this is encoded by the coding sequence ATGGCACGACAGATCCGCAACGCCCTGCTCGCCGGCGCCATCGCCGCCGCCTTCATGACGCAGCCCGCCGCGGCCGCCGAACGCATCACCGTGGCCTGGTACGGCGGCAACTGGGGCGACGCCTTCAAGGCCTGCGTCGCCGATCCGTACACCAAGGCGACCGGCGTCGCGGTCACGCCCGAGATCGGCACCTCCACCACGACGCTGTCCAAGCTGCAGCAGCAGAAGAACGCGCCGACCATCGACGTGGCCTGGATGGACGGCGGCATCAGCGAACTGGCGCAGGCCGCCGGCGTGCTGGACACGCTGGACCCGGCCGCCATTCCCAACATGAAACACCTGCTGCCGCAGGCCATCTACGGCGGCCAGGGCGCCACCTATGCGGTCGGCACGGGCTACTACTCGCTGGGCCTGACCTACAACACCAAGGAAATCAGCACGCCGCCCAAGACCTGGAAGGACCTGTGGAAGCCGGAATACGCCGGCGCCATCGTGATCCCGTCGCCGTCCAACTCGTCCGGCGTGCCCTTCATCCTGTTCATGGCCAAGGTGTGGGGCGTCGATCCGTCCAACCTGGAGCCGGTCTACAAGCGCCTGGCGGCGCTGGATACCGCCCTGCTGTTCGACAGCTCGGGCGCGGCCACCAACGCCTTCCAGTCGGGCGAAGCCGTCATCGGCGCGCACTTCAACGTCGGCGCCTGGGACCTGATCGACAAGAAACTGCCGATCGGCTTCGCCGTGCCGCAGGAAGGCGTATGGGCCACCGACGCGCGGCTGCACCTGGTCAAGGGCACGCCTCACAAGGCCGCCGCGCAGAAATTCATCGATACGGCGCTGACCGCCGAGGCATCGCAATGCCTGGCGACGCGTCTCTACCTGGGCCCGTCGGTGCAAGGCGTGCAGTTGCCGCCCGAAGCCGCGCGCAAGCTGCCCTGGGGCGAAAAAGGCTCGGTGAAGGACCTGCAGCTGCTGGACTGGAACGAGGTCAACGCGCGCCGCGCTGAAATCACCGACGCGTGGAACCGCCAGGTCGCCCGCAAGCGCTGA
- a CDS encoding ABC transporter ATP-binding protein → MPVLLDIRGVRKRFGGHAALDDIDLQVRQGEFIALLGPSGCGKTTLLRTIAGFLAPDAGGILIDGQDVSRLPAHRRPLNTVFQNYALFPHMTVLDNVSYGPRRRGTGRAEAAQRARQALEMVGLAGMDARYPREMSGGQQQRVALARAIVNAPRLLLLDEPLSALDLKLRRRMQLELKHLQEQLGISFVFVTHDQEEAMTMADRIVVMNAGRIEQVGTGPEIYRAPATRFVAEFIGDANLLPFTRVADGIALQSLAGLAAPMPLAPARGTAVLRPEDLHVTDGVDTPAGHVRFQATVTDVIRVGSHTSVLGDAGGQVLQARLPGDCPGLAAGGIRTWSFDPARVHLIAEQP, encoded by the coding sequence ATGCCGGTCCTGCTGGACATCCGTGGCGTACGCAAGCGTTTCGGCGGCCATGCCGCGCTGGACGATATCGACCTGCAGGTGCGGCAGGGCGAATTCATCGCCCTGCTCGGTCCCAGCGGCTGCGGCAAGACGACGCTGCTGCGCACGATCGCCGGATTCCTGGCGCCCGACGCGGGCGGCATCCTGATCGACGGCCAGGACGTCAGCCGGCTGCCCGCGCATCGGCGGCCTCTGAATACCGTGTTCCAGAATTACGCGCTGTTCCCGCACATGACCGTGCTGGACAACGTGTCGTACGGCCCGCGGCGACGCGGCACGGGCCGGGCCGAAGCGGCGCAGCGCGCGCGCCAGGCCCTGGAGATGGTGGGCCTGGCCGGCATGGATGCCCGCTATCCGCGCGAAATGTCCGGCGGGCAGCAGCAGCGCGTGGCGCTGGCGCGCGCCATCGTCAACGCGCCCAGGCTGCTGTTGCTGGACGAGCCGCTGTCGGCGCTGGACCTGAAGCTGCGGCGGCGCATGCAGCTGGAATTGAAGCATCTGCAGGAGCAGTTGGGGATCTCCTTCGTCTTCGTGACGCACGACCAGGAAGAGGCCATGACCATGGCCGACCGTATCGTCGTCATGAACGCCGGCCGCATCGAACAGGTCGGCACCGGGCCTGAGATCTATCGGGCGCCGGCGACCCGCTTCGTCGCGGAGTTCATCGGCGACGCCAACCTGCTGCCGTTCACCCGCGTCGCGGACGGCATCGCGTTGCAATCGCTGGCTGGCCTGGCGGCGCCGATGCCCCTGGCACCCGCCCGCGGCACCGCCGTCCTGCGGCCGGAGGATCTGCACGTCACCGATGGCGTCGATACGCCCGCCGGCCACGTACGGTTCCAGGCCACCGTCACCGACGTCATCCGCGTGGGCAGCCATACGTCCGTCCTGGGCGACGCCGGCGGCCAGGTGCTGCAGGCCCGTCTGCCGGGCGACTGCCCGGGCCTGGCGGCCGGCGGCATCCGCACCTGGAGCTTCGATCCCGCGCGCGTCCACCTGATCGCGGAGCAGCCATGA